A genomic region of Streptococcus suis contains the following coding sequences:
- the ccpA gene encoding catabolite control protein A, whose product MLNTDDTVTIYDVAREAGVSMATVSRVVNGNKNVKENTRKKVLEVIDRLDYRPNAVARGLASKKTTTVGVVIPNIANAYFATLAKGIDDIADMYKYNIVLANSDENDEKEINVVNTLFSKQVDGIIFMGYHLTDKIRAEFSRSRTPIVLAGTVDLEHQLPSVNIDYAAASVDAVNLLAKNNKKIAFVSGPLVDDINGKVRFAGYKQGLKDNGIEFNEGLVFESKYKYEEGYALAERILNAGATAAYVAEDEIAAGLLNGVSDMGIKVPEDFEIITSDDSLVTKFTRPNLTSINQPLYDIGAIAMRMLTKIMHKEELENREVVLNHGIKVRKSTK is encoded by the coding sequence ATGTTAAACACTGACGATACGGTAACGATTTATGACGTTGCCCGCGAAGCAGGTGTATCCATGGCGACAGTATCGCGCGTGGTAAATGGGAATAAAAACGTAAAGGAAAATACTCGTAAAAAAGTATTAGAAGTCATCGACCGTTTGGATTATCGTCCAAATGCTGTTGCACGTGGATTGGCCAGCAAGAAGACTACCACTGTGGGGGTTGTGATTCCAAACATTGCTAATGCTTATTTTGCAACCTTGGCCAAAGGTATCGATGATATTGCCGATATGTACAAATACAATATCGTCCTAGCAAACAGTGATGAAAATGATGAGAAAGAAATCAATGTAGTAAATACCCTATTCTCAAAACAGGTGGACGGAATCATTTTCATGGGTTATCATTTGACAGACAAGATTCGTGCGGAGTTTTCACGCTCACGTACACCGATTGTTTTAGCTGGTACCGTGGATTTGGAGCACCAATTACCTAGTGTCAATATTGACTATGCTGCCGCTAGTGTTGATGCAGTCAATCTGTTAGCTAAGAACAACAAGAAAATTGCCTTTGTATCAGGGCCGCTTGTAGATGACATCAATGGTAAAGTTCGTTTTGCAGGCTACAAACAAGGTTTGAAGGACAACGGAATCGAGTTCAACGAAGGATTGGTTTTTGAATCCAAGTATAAATACGAGGAAGGCTACGCTCTAGCAGAACGTATTTTGAATGCAGGAGCAACTGCAGCTTATGTTGCAGAAGATGAGATTGCTGCTGGTCTATTGAATGGTGTCAGTGATATGGGCATCAAGGTTCCAGAAGACTTTGAAATCATTACAAGTGATGATTCCCTAGTGACCAAGTTTACCCGTCCAAACCTGACCTCTATCAATCAGCCGCTATACGATATTGGTGCAATTGCTATGCGCATGCTCACCAAAATCATGCATAAGGAAGAGTTGGAAAACCGTGAGGTAGTTCTTAACCACGGAATCAAAGTACGGAAATCAACTAAGTGA
- a CDS encoding LPXTG cell wall anchor domain-containing protein produces MSESISESVSESISESESTPSRQSQTPRRQGVLPNTGEQSSAWAGMLGAGLLLGGLYKKRKKEEKK; encoded by the coding sequence GTGAGTGAATCAATTTCCGAATCAGTATCTGAATCAATTTCAGAGTCAGAATCAACTCCGTCTCGTCAGTCTCAAACTCCGCGTAGACAAGGCGTGTTGCCAAATACAGGTGAACAGTCATCAGCTTGGGCAGGCATGCTTGGAGCGGGTCTTCTTCTTGGTGGTTTGTACAAGAAACGTAAAAAAGAGGAGAAGAAATAG
- a CDS encoding response regulator transcription factor — protein sequence MAKILVLEDDLVINQVVCEFLRDSGHDVLPLFDGGQALEEIQKMEFDLLILDIMVPTMTGLELLTAVRKISSVPVLVLTALSDEYTQLISFNQDISDFVTKPFSPLVLMKRIENILKVKHVDETIRIGDILIDQQAGYVHVGEQEVQLTKKEYEVFLYLAKRKGNIVSRDNLMMGIWGYTELDSRVLDNHIKNIRKKLPSLHLKTVVGRGYQIEEG from the coding sequence ATGGCAAAAATTTTAGTATTAGAAGATGATTTAGTTATTAATCAGGTAGTCTGCGAATTTTTAAGAGATAGTGGTCACGATGTTTTACCTCTATTTGACGGTGGACAGGCACTAGAAGAAATCCAGAAAATGGAATTTGATCTGCTTATTTTGGATATTATGGTGCCGACGATGACAGGATTGGAGTTATTGACAGCAGTTCGGAAAATTTCATCTGTTCCAGTATTGGTTTTGACTGCTTTAAGTGATGAGTATACTCAATTAATTAGCTTTAATCAGGATATAAGTGATTTTGTGACAAAGCCGTTTTCACCTCTTGTTTTAATGAAGAGAATTGAAAATATTTTAAAAGTAAAACATGTGGATGAGACTATACGAATAGGTGACATCCTTATTGATCAACAGGCTGGCTATGTTCATGTAGGGGAGCAGGAAGTACAGTTAACGAAGAAAGAGTATGAGGTCTTCCTCTACTTGGCAAAAAGAAAAGGTAATATTGTGAGTCGAGATAATCTAATGATGGGAATTTGGGGGTATACAGAATTGGATAGTCGTGTGTTAGATAATCATATTAAAAATATTCGTAAAAAGTTGCCTAGCTTACACTTAAAAACGGTAGTTGGTCGTGGTTACCAAATTGAAGAGGGTTAG
- a CDS encoding sensor histidine kinase, with translation MKLARRQFIIVTSLISVTSLILVALLYFAMPIYYNQQRRQELRDNFNTVMVNLDGQSNEDILTNIEKYDLNRPDLLYSLFDSNGERLWPREELITDDQGRHPNYKNLSSYDEVGSWSTTLVSKEKSTYILMAEYGFTGLSQVSQSLLTLYPFVMILIIILALIVGAIYSKLSTRRIALISETARKMQSLESGIECQVVGQDEISVLAQDVNRLYSKLLMSIEELRIETKQAQNREREKSEFLRMTSHELKTPIASMMGLVEGMIYNVGEFKNHDLYLKKCRTILQNQSELVHSILDATNMEISTRNPEEIFQLDEVLQESMASYNALAIVNQYQFSTILSPTSIKGDRVLLMKALKNIIDNAFRYSRSGGKISLICKQGTFIVDNEVAHILPEDEIEKLFLPFYRPDYSRAKQDGGTGIGLYLVKQVLDKHGFNYSFTVVDDSTMRFRIDFDL, from the coding sequence ATGAAACTTGCCCGTAGACAATTTATTATCGTTACATCTCTAATTTCAGTTACATCCCTCATTCTCGTTGCCCTACTTTATTTTGCTATGCCGATTTATTATAATCAGCAGAGACGTCAAGAATTACGAGATAATTTTAATACTGTTATGGTTAATTTGGACGGTCAATCGAACGAAGATATTCTGACCAATATTGAAAAGTATGATTTGAATCGTCCAGATTTATTGTATAGTCTTTTTGATAGTAATGGTGAGCGACTCTGGCCAAGAGAAGAATTGATAACTGATGATCAGGGGAGACATCCTAATTATAAAAATCTTAGCTCCTACGATGAAGTAGGGTCATGGTCGACAACGCTTGTTTCTAAAGAAAAATCAACCTATATATTAATGGCGGAATATGGCTTTACAGGTCTTTCACAAGTCAGTCAATCACTCTTGACCCTCTATCCTTTCGTGATGATCTTGATTATTATTCTGGCACTGATTGTGGGAGCAATTTATAGTAAATTGTCTACTCGACGAATTGCTTTGATTTCAGAGACTGCACGTAAGATGCAAAGTTTAGAAAGCGGGATTGAATGTCAGGTAGTTGGTCAGGATGAAATTTCTGTTTTGGCTCAGGATGTGAATCGTCTCTACTCTAAACTGTTAATGAGTATTGAAGAGTTGAGAATAGAGACGAAACAGGCACAGAATAGAGAACGTGAAAAATCAGAATTTCTTCGGATGACTTCTCATGAACTAAAGACTCCGATTGCCAGTATGATGGGGCTTGTAGAGGGAATGATTTATAATGTAGGAGAATTTAAAAATCATGACCTTTATTTGAAAAAATGTCGTACAATTTTACAAAATCAATCAGAGTTGGTACATTCCATCTTGGATGCAACTAATATGGAAATTTCTACTCGAAATCCGGAAGAGATTTTCCAACTAGATGAAGTACTTCAGGAATCAATGGCGAGTTACAATGCATTAGCGATTGTTAACCAGTATCAATTCTCAACTATATTGTCTCCGACATCTATAAAAGGTGATCGTGTCTTGTTGATGAAGGCTTTAAAAAATATTATTGATAATGCTTTCCGATACAGTCGTTCAGGAGGAAAGATTAGTCTGATTTGCAAACAAGGGACGTTTATTGTGGATAATGAAGTGGCCCATATTTTACCTGAAGATGAGATAGAAAAGTTGTTCCTTCCTTTCTATAGACCGGATTATAGTCGTGCTAAGCAAGATGGGGGAACTGGGATTGGTTTGTATTTAGTGAAGCAAGTTTTGGATAAGCATGGTTTTAATTATAGTTTCACAGTGGTTGACGATAGTACTATGCGTTTTCGCATCGACTTTGACTTATAA
- a CDS encoding M24 family metallopeptidase yields MSKLHHVKSYLEANKMDLAIFSDPVSIYYLTGYHSDPHERHMMLFVMPDHDSLLFLPALDVERAVATVDFPVAGYMDSENPWQIIKSKLPQKSFSAIGAEFDNLNLTRYHGLQSIFSQPFSDITPLINTMKLIKSRDEIEKMLVAGEFADKAMQVGFNNISLNVTETDIIAQIEFEMKKQGISKMSFETMVLTGDNAANPHGIPSTNKIENNALLLFDLGVEALGYTSDMTRTVAVGKPDQFKKDIYNLNLEAHMAAVNMIKPGVTAGEIDYAARSVIEKAGYGEYFNHRLGHGLGMSVHEFPSIMEGNDLVIEEGMCFSVEPGIYIPGKVGVRIEDCGYVTKNGFEVFTKTPKELLYFEG; encoded by the coding sequence ATGTCAAAATTACATCATGTTAAATCCTACTTAGAAGCCAACAAAATGGACTTGGCCATCTTCTCTGATCCAGTTAGCATCTATTATCTGACTGGCTATCATAGCGATCCTCATGAGCGCCACATGATGCTCTTTGTTATGCCTGACCACGACTCACTACTCTTTCTCCCTGCCTTGGATGTAGAACGTGCGGTTGCGACGGTTGACTTTCCTGTAGCCGGCTATATGGACTCAGAAAATCCATGGCAGATTATCAAGAGCAAATTGCCACAAAAATCTTTCTCAGCAATCGGTGCAGAATTTGATAATTTGAATTTAACCCGCTACCATGGTCTTCAGTCTATCTTTAGCCAACCATTTTCAGACATTACACCTCTGATTAATACTATGAAATTGATCAAGTCTCGTGATGAAATTGAAAAAATGCTGGTTGCTGGAGAGTTTGCGGATAAGGCTATGCAGGTTGGGTTTAACAATATCTCACTCAACGTAACCGAAACGGATATTATTGCTCAGATTGAATTTGAAATGAAGAAACAAGGCATCTCAAAAATGAGCTTTGAGACCATGGTCTTAACAGGCGACAATGCCGCAAATCCACACGGTATTCCCTCAACAAACAAAATCGAGAATAACGCTCTGCTATTGTTCGACCTAGGCGTGGAAGCTTTGGGCTATACGTCTGATATGACACGGACTGTCGCTGTCGGTAAACCTGATCAGTTTAAAAAAGATATTTACAACTTGAATCTGGAGGCTCACATGGCGGCTGTCAATATGATTAAGCCTGGTGTGACTGCTGGTGAGATTGACTATGCCGCTCGCTCTGTGATTGAAAAAGCAGGTTATGGCGAGTACTTCAACCACCGACTCGGTCACGGTTTGGGAATGAGTGTCCATGAATTCCCATCGATTATGGAAGGCAATGATTTGGTCATCGAAGAAGGTATGTGTTTCTCTGTCGAGCCTGGTATTTACATCCCTGGAAAAGTTGGTGTTCGTATCGAGGATTGTGGTTACGTTACCAAAAATGGCTTTGAAGTCTTTACAAAAACACCAAAAGAATTACTGTATTTTGAAGGGTAG